In Carya illinoinensis cultivar Pawnee chromosome 10, C.illinoinensisPawnee_v1, whole genome shotgun sequence, one DNA window encodes the following:
- the LOC122280005 gene encoding peroxisome biogenesis protein 7, which translates to MPVFKTPFNGYSVKFSPFYESRLAVATSQNFGILGNGRLHVLDLPSSPTPQISELASFETADGVYDLAWSESHESLLVAAVADGSLKIYDLALPASSNPIRSFHEHTREVHSADYNPVRRDSFLSSSWDDTVKLWTIDRPTSVRTFKEHAYCVYSAVWNPRHGDVFASASGDCTLRVWDVREPGSTMIIPAHEFEVLSCDWNKYDDCCIATASVDKTIKVWDVRSYRVPVSVLNGHGYAVRKVKFSPHRQSLMVSCSYDMTVCLWDYMVEDALVGRYDHHTEFAVGVDMSVLVEGLLASTGWDELVYVWQHGTDPRAS; encoded by the coding sequence ATGCCGGTCTTCAAAACCCCATTCAACGGCTATTCCGTCAAGTTCAGCCCCTTCTACGAGTCCCGTCTAGCCGTCGCCACCTCCCAGAACTTCGGCATCCTAGGCAACGGCCGCCTCCACGTCCTCGACCTGCCTTCATCTCCAACTCCCCAAATCTCTGAGCTCGCTTCCTTCGAAACTGCCGACGGCGTCTACGACCTTGCCTGGTCCGAGTCCCACGAGTCCCTCCTAGTAGCCGCCGTCGCCGATGGCTCCCTCAAGATCTACGACCTTGCCCTCCCCGCTTCCTCCAACCCCATCCGCTCCTTCCACGAGCATACCCGCGAGGTCCACTCGGCAGACTACAACCCCGTCCGCCGCGACTCCTTCCTCTCCTCCTCCTGGGACGATACCGTGAAGCTCTGGACCATCGACCGCCCCACCTCCGTCCGCACCTTCAAGGAGCACGCCTACTGCGTCTACTCGGCCGTCTGGAACCCCCGCCACGGCGACGTATTCGCCTCAGCCTCCGGCGACTGCACCCTACGCGTCTGGGATGTACGTGAGCCTGGCTCCACCATGATCATCCCCGCTCACGAATTCGAGGTCCTCTCCTGCGACTGGAACAAGTACGACGATTGCTGCATCGCCACGGCCTCCGTGGACAAGACGATCAAGGTCTGGGACGTGAGGAGCTACAGGGTCCCGGTCTCGGTTCTGAATGGGCACGGCTACGCAGTGAGGAAGGTGAAGTTCTCGCCGCACAGGCAAAGTCTGATGGTCTCGTGTTCGTACGACATGACCGTGTGCTTGTGGGATTATATGGTGGAGGACGCTCTCGTGGGGCGGTACGATCACCACACAGAGTTTGCAGTCGGGGTGGATATGAGCGTGCTTGTAGAGGGTTTGCTCGCCAGTACCGGCTGGGACGAGCTCGTCTATGTTTGGCAGCACGGAACCGACCCGAGAGCTTCCTAA